In Rheinheimera sp. MM224, one DNA window encodes the following:
- a CDS encoding tautomerase family protein: protein MPFINLRITKDSVTREQKAQVIAEMTETLQRVMAKKPELTHIVIEEVDTDNWGYAGLTTTEYRRQNPG, encoded by the coding sequence ATGCCTTTTATTAACTTACGTATTACCAAAGACAGCGTTACACGCGAGCAAAAAGCTCAGGTAATAGCCGAAATGACAGAAACACTGCAGCGGGTGATGGCGAAAAAGCCAGAACTGACTCACATAGTGATTGAAGAAGTAGATACAGATAACTGGGGGTACGCCGGTCTTACCACCACCGAATACCGTCGCCAGAATCCGGGTTAA
- a CDS encoding DsbA family oxidoreductase produces the protein MKPLQIDFISDLVCPWCVIGLYALQHAIEELKQETNQQFDAQIHFLPFELNPDAPPAGLEKFAHVAAKYGLSKAQVLVNQQNITQRGLELGFEFNMEKRSHYYNTFDGHRLMYWAQLSGQQLELKQALFTAYFTEGKNLSDHKVLTEAAVSAGFDATEVSAFLASDHCKPQVRAHQLQVRKWGIQSVPAMFVNQQYLISGSQSVAAYKKALKDIANSTQL, from the coding sequence ATGAAACCACTACAAATTGATTTTATCTCGGATCTGGTATGCCCTTGGTGTGTTATAGGCCTTTATGCATTGCAGCACGCCATAGAGGAGCTGAAGCAGGAAACAAATCAGCAGTTTGATGCCCAAATTCACTTTTTACCTTTTGAACTGAATCCGGACGCTCCGCCAGCTGGGTTAGAAAAATTTGCTCATGTCGCCGCCAAATATGGTCTGAGCAAAGCACAAGTGCTGGTCAATCAGCAAAATATCACCCAAAGAGGCCTGGAACTTGGCTTTGAATTTAATATGGAAAAACGCAGTCACTACTATAATACCTTTGACGGTCACAGGCTGATGTATTGGGCACAACTGTCGGGCCAGCAGTTGGAACTGAAACAGGCGTTGTTTACCGCCTATTTTACCGAAGGTAAAAATCTGAGTGATCATAAGGTGTTAACAGAAGCGGCTGTCTCTGCAGGTTTTGATGCCACTGAAGTATCGGCTTTTTTAGCCTCCGATCACTGTAAACCCCAGGTGCGTGCACATCAGCTCCAAGTGCGCAAATGGGGTATTCAGTCGGTGCCCGCCATGTTTGTCAACCAGCAATACCTGATCAGCGGCAGTCAGAGTGTGGCAGCTTATAAAAAGGCATTAAAGGATATTGCTAACAGTACGCAGCTTTAA
- a CDS encoding NAD(P)H-dependent flavin oxidoreductase, translated as MNNEFCQRLGIRYPIIQAPMAGVSTPELAAAVSNAGALGSIAIGASSCEQARAMIRATRLLTSHSFNVNVFCHQPAVAKSDVEQQWLAHLAPFFARFAASTPTALQEIYLSFLGATDVLQMLLEEKPAVVSFHFGVPDAATVQALQQAGIYTLACVTNPDELQQAEAAGVDAIVAQGIEAGGHRGVFNPKQPDSQLDTLTLLQTLSGLTTKPLIAAGGIMHGKAIKQTLAAGASAVQLGTAFLLCPESATNALYSAKLKSPLASQTRFTSVISGRAARGLPNSFYQEVEVNAPPLPDYPITYDAAKALVAAAAKHGSEDFTVQWAGQAAALARELPAAALIATLVKEWQQA; from the coding sequence ATGAACAATGAGTTTTGCCAACGATTAGGCATCCGCTATCCCATTATTCAGGCGCCTATGGCCGGTGTTTCGACACCAGAGCTGGCGGCAGCAGTCTCGAATGCCGGTGCTTTGGGCTCTATTGCTATTGGTGCCAGTAGCTGTGAACAGGCAAGAGCCATGATCCGCGCCACCAGGCTGCTTACCAGTCACTCCTTTAACGTCAATGTATTTTGTCATCAGCCTGCTGTTGCAAAATCTGACGTTGAGCAGCAATGGCTGGCGCATCTGGCTCCCTTTTTCGCCCGTTTTGCTGCATCAACACCTACAGCACTGCAAGAGATTTATTTAAGTTTTCTGGGCGCTACAGATGTACTACAGATGCTGCTGGAAGAAAAACCTGCAGTGGTCAGTTTTCACTTTGGCGTGCCAGACGCAGCTACAGTACAAGCCTTGCAACAAGCCGGTATTTACACTTTGGCTTGTGTGACTAATCCTGATGAATTACAGCAGGCTGAAGCTGCTGGCGTGGATGCCATAGTGGCTCAGGGCATAGAAGCGGGCGGTCACAGAGGGGTGTTTAATCCAAAGCAACCCGACTCACAACTTGATACTTTAACGCTACTGCAAACACTGAGCGGGCTCACTACTAAACCGCTGATTGCCGCTGGTGGCATTATGCATGGCAAAGCTATTAAACAGACGCTGGCCGCAGGTGCCAGTGCGGTGCAGCTGGGCACTGCCTTTTTACTCTGCCCTGAATCTGCCACTAACGCGCTGTACAGTGCGAAGCTGAAAAGCCCTTTGGCTAGCCAAACCCGCTTTACCAGCGTCATCTCAGGCCGAGCAGCCCGGGGTTTGCCTAATAGTTTTTATCAGGAAGTCGAAGTCAATGCACCGCCACTGCCCGACTACCCTATAACCTACGACGCAGCCAAAGCCCTGGTTGCTGCCGCAGCTAAACATGGCAGCGAGGATTTTACAGTGCAATGGGCCGGACAAGCTGCAGCTTTAGCGCGGGAGCTTCCGGCCGCAGCACTGATTGCCACGCTGGTGAAAGAGTGGCAACAGGCTTAG
- a CDS encoding amidohydrolase family protein, which produces MRHSFISTKSRFVSLSVLSLLMATAPVLAESLLIRNVSIISDGISGDSTGNNPQASAAQDVLINNGKIQAIGTKLGLADKQIDASGKYLIPGLIDSHVHLDGVPGYKGHDAKDESMLQQARTQMPRSYAYFGFTTVLDLTGDANFIANWNSVPAGPKAYFCAPVVIPNGYPAVFFGKEGQFQLTGSQYMLYDPVQPDVYPASFNKEDHSPEAVVALAKQQGARCIKVFYETGFGAQRNLPVPSVKLMEAVVTQAKQQGLPVFLHGNSQAAYEFALDTKVNTLVHGLWHTHKGAEPEHNHSKLNRIADLLVKANIAVQPTIQVLYGEQELLNPAFFQNPQVQHAIPKQLSQWYQTEAGQWMNRELADNFAPAQNPAELYQQIKQAYQQPLMTVRQMTADLNQRGAVLQFGSDTPSGPFYSQFPGINGRWEMDRWLETGLSLSQLFSAMTSGNAKALGMEGEIGFVKAGLDADLLLLGSNPLQTVTAYDQIELVILKGKPLQRAELSAAQQQ; this is translated from the coding sequence ATGCGCCACTCTTTCATTTCTACCAAAAGCCGTTTTGTCAGTCTCAGTGTTTTGAGCTTGCTGATGGCTACTGCCCCTGTGTTGGCCGAGTCTTTGCTGATCCGTAATGTCAGCATTATTAGTGACGGCATCAGTGGCGACAGCACTGGCAATAATCCACAAGCTTCTGCTGCGCAGGATGTGCTGATTAATAACGGAAAAATTCAGGCTATTGGCACAAAGCTTGGGCTGGCTGACAAGCAGATTGATGCCAGTGGTAAGTATCTGATCCCAGGGTTGATTGACAGCCATGTGCACTTAGATGGCGTGCCTGGCTACAAGGGCCATGATGCAAAAGATGAATCTATGCTGCAACAAGCCAGAACCCAGATGCCACGCAGTTATGCTTATTTTGGTTTTACCACTGTGCTGGATTTAACTGGCGATGCGAATTTTATTGCCAACTGGAACAGCGTACCTGCAGGCCCCAAAGCCTATTTTTGTGCCCCGGTGGTGATCCCTAATGGGTATCCGGCGGTGTTTTTTGGTAAAGAAGGCCAGTTTCAACTGACGGGCAGTCAATACATGTTGTATGACCCGGTTCAGCCTGATGTGTATCCGGCCAGTTTTAACAAGGAAGATCATAGCCCAGAAGCTGTGGTGGCTTTAGCCAAACAACAGGGCGCCCGTTGTATCAAGGTATTTTATGAAACAGGTTTTGGTGCACAACGTAACTTACCAGTGCCTTCTGTGAAGCTAATGGAAGCTGTAGTGACACAGGCTAAACAACAAGGACTGCCCGTGTTTTTGCATGGCAATTCGCAGGCTGCTTATGAGTTTGCGCTCGACACAAAAGTAAATACGCTAGTGCATGGTTTATGGCATACCCATAAAGGTGCAGAGCCAGAGCATAATCACAGCAAACTGAATCGTATTGCCGATTTACTGGTGAAAGCCAATATAGCGGTCCAGCCTACCATTCAGGTGCTTTATGGTGAGCAGGAATTACTGAATCCGGCATTTTTTCAAAACCCACAAGTGCAGCATGCCATACCAAAACAACTGAGCCAGTGGTATCAAACTGAAGCAGGGCAGTGGATGAACAGGGAGCTGGCTGACAACTTTGCACCAGCACAAAATCCGGCAGAGCTGTATCAGCAGATCAAACAGGCTTATCAGCAACCTCTGATGACAGTGCGCCAGATGACGGCAGATTTAAACCAAAGAGGAGCTGTGTTGCAGTTTGGCAGCGACACGCCAAGTGGTCCTTTTTATAGTCAGTTTCCTGGCATCAATGGTCGTTGGGAAATGGATCGCTGGCTGGAAACTGGTTTGAGTTTATCGCAGCTGTTCAGCGCCATGACCAGTGGTAATGCCAAAGCTTTAGGCATGGAAGGCGAGATTGGTTTTGTAAAAGCAGGGCTGGATGCCGATTTGTTATTGCTTGGCAGCAACCCGCTGCAGACTGTTACTGCTTATGATCAAATAGAGCTGGTGATCCTCAAAGGCAAACCACTGCAACGTGCTGAGTTGTCTGCGGCTCAACAGCAATAA
- a CDS encoding AraC family transcriptional regulator — translation MLSYITYIQSANTLLCLLLAAQFLFMTALRPWPKRLLGFSYLLYAHQSIMLIAVLHGQAGALGLLRPLVAMWLGPLLYLYFCLVQKPDAQLRWSDALHFVAGTLVFVILLSSSLLMDFIDFAIMASFILYFLLIAFRMRQGKQALHHLGTLASPAYRWLACLMLIALINIGCEIAVVQEIQAGVKLQDSVALFVSGCAFFLLNIATLLAALQRSNWLEWMYLLGLQPEQKSLTAEEQQRAADIMQRFAQLVSKEQLYKQEFGITLPQAAKKLQLPARQLSTAINQLYGQSYSVYLNDQRIHEAKRLLLAEPEMPVIEVMQQAGFSSKSNFNKEFLRVVGLSPSAFRQSSSQGQ, via the coding sequence ATGCTTAGTTACATTACTTATATTCAGTCCGCTAATACTTTGCTTTGCCTGCTGTTAGCAGCGCAATTCTTGTTTATGACAGCACTAAGGCCCTGGCCTAAACGTCTGCTTGGCTTTAGCTATCTACTGTATGCCCATCAAAGTATTATGTTGATTGCTGTGCTGCATGGACAAGCCGGTGCCTTAGGCTTGCTGCGTCCTTTGGTGGCAATGTGGCTTGGGCCTTTGTTGTATCTGTATTTTTGCCTGGTGCAAAAACCCGATGCGCAACTGCGCTGGTCTGATGCTTTGCACTTTGTCGCCGGAACGCTGGTGTTTGTAATACTGCTCAGCAGCTCACTACTGATGGACTTCATAGACTTCGCCATCATGGCCAGTTTTATTTTGTACTTCCTGTTAATCGCTTTTCGGATGCGACAAGGAAAACAGGCCTTGCACCATCTGGGCACTTTGGCCTCCCCTGCGTATCGCTGGTTAGCTTGTCTGATGCTGATTGCCCTGATCAATATTGGCTGTGAAATAGCGGTGGTTCAGGAAATTCAGGCAGGTGTGAAACTGCAGGACTCGGTAGCCCTTTTTGTTTCGGGTTGCGCCTTTTTCCTGCTGAATATTGCCACCTTGCTGGCCGCTTTACAGCGCAGTAACTGGCTGGAATGGATGTATCTGCTTGGCTTACAACCTGAACAAAAAAGCTTAACTGCAGAAGAACAACAACGCGCCGCTGACATCATGCAACGTTTTGCACAGCTGGTAAGCAAAGAGCAGCTGTATAAACAGGAATTTGGTATTACCTTGCCGCAGGCTGCTAAAAAGTTACAGCTGCCAGCCCGCCAGTTATCCACTGCCATTAATCAACTGTACGGCCAGAGTTATTCGGTCTACCTGAATGATCAGCGCATCCATGAGGCCAAACGTTTATTGCTGGCTGAACCTGAGATGCCTGTGATTGAAGTGATGCAACAAGCCGGGTTCAGCAGTAAATCCAACTTTAATAAAGAGTTTTTGCGAGTGGTAGGTTTGTCACCTTCGGCCTTCAGACAAAGCAGCTCACAAGGCCAATAG
- the mqo gene encoding malate dehydrogenase (quinone) yields the protein MVNKTRTVLLSLVMTVTMLQAQAAETKKVDVLLVGGGIMSASLGIWLNELEPGWSMEMVERLDNVAEESSNGWNNAGTGHSALAELNYTPEDKDGKVNISKAIEINEAFQVSRQFWAWQVKNNVLKNPESFINSTPHMSFVWGDDNIKFLKKRYDALKASPLFSGMMYSEDPEQIKQWVPLMMAGRDPQQKLAATWSSLGTDVNFGEITRQFVSYLQTKSEFSLKLSSEVQEISRNADGSWHVEYENLKDGTVTEVNAKFVFVGAGGGALKLLQKSGIPEADEYAGFPVGGSFLVTENATVAQQHMAKAYGIASVGAPPMSVPHLDTRVLDGKRVILFGPFATFSTKFLKEGSYFDLLSSVTTHNIWPMTKVGVDQYPLVEYLAGQLMQSDDDRFAALQQYFPEAKKQDWRLWQAGQRVQIIKRDEEKGGVLKLGTEIVVSADASIAGLLGASPGASTAAPIMLTVLEKAFKDKVATPEWQAKIRQIVPSYGTKLNDSPEQVQQSWNYTAEVLQLTPPPVINAAAIPAAVKDKPLESKAARDMVL from the coding sequence ATGGTAAATAAGACACGCACTGTGCTGTTAAGTCTGGTGATGACAGTCACTATGCTGCAGGCTCAGGCTGCAGAAACGAAAAAGGTCGATGTACTGCTGGTTGGCGGTGGCATTATGAGTGCAAGCCTCGGGATCTGGTTAAATGAACTGGAACCAGGCTGGTCGATGGAAATGGTTGAACGTCTCGACAATGTCGCTGAAGAAAGCTCAAACGGCTGGAATAACGCAGGTACTGGTCACTCAGCTTTGGCTGAACTGAATTACACACCTGAAGATAAAGATGGCAAGGTTAATATCAGCAAAGCCATTGAAATCAATGAAGCCTTTCAGGTGTCACGCCAGTTCTGGGCCTGGCAGGTGAAAAACAATGTACTGAAAAACCCAGAGTCTTTTATCAACTCCACCCCTCATATGAGTTTTGTTTGGGGTGATGACAATATTAAATTCCTGAAAAAACGTTATGACGCACTGAAAGCCAGCCCGCTGTTCAGCGGCATGATGTATTCAGAAGATCCAGAGCAAATTAAGCAATGGGTGCCGCTGATGATGGCTGGCCGTGATCCACAACAAAAACTGGCAGCCACCTGGAGCAGCTTAGGCACAGACGTGAACTTTGGCGAAATTACCCGCCAGTTTGTCAGCTATCTGCAAACTAAGTCTGAATTCTCGTTAAAACTATCAAGCGAAGTGCAGGAAATCAGCCGTAACGCCGATGGCAGCTGGCATGTGGAATATGAAAACCTAAAAGACGGCACAGTGACTGAAGTAAACGCTAAGTTCGTTTTTGTTGGTGCAGGTGGCGGTGCATTAAAACTGCTGCAAAAATCCGGTATTCCTGAAGCTGACGAATACGCAGGTTTCCCTGTCGGTGGTTCTTTCCTTGTGACTGAAAACGCCACTGTGGCACAACAACATATGGCCAAAGCTTATGGTATTGCTTCTGTTGGCGCTCCACCTATGTCAGTGCCACACCTGGATACCCGGGTGCTGGATGGCAAACGTGTGATTTTGTTTGGCCCCTTCGCGACCTTTTCTACCAAGTTTTTAAAAGAAGGCTCGTACTTTGACTTGCTGAGCAGCGTCACAACCCACAATATCTGGCCTATGACCAAAGTAGGTGTTGATCAGTATCCGTTAGTCGAATACTTGGCAGGCCAACTGATGCAGTCTGATGACGATCGTTTTGCCGCTTTACAGCAGTATTTCCCAGAAGCGAAAAAGCAAGACTGGCGTTTATGGCAGGCAGGTCAGCGCGTACAAATTATCAAACGTGATGAAGAAAAAGGTGGTGTATTAAAGCTGGGCACTGAAATTGTCGTCTCGGCAGATGCCAGTATTGCAGGCCTGCTTGGGGCATCGCCCGGTGCTTCTACTGCAGCACCTATCATGCTGACTGTCTTAGAAAAAGCCTTTAAAGATAAAGTAGCAACACCAGAGTGGCAGGCGAAAATCCGTCAAATAGTGCCAAGTTACGGCACTAAACTGAACGACTCACCTGAGCAGGTACAACAAAGCTGGAACTACACAGCAGAAGTTTTACAGCTGACACCACCTCCAGTGATTAATGCCGCCGCTATTCCGGCAGCAGTAAAAGACAAACCACTGGAAAGCAAAGCTGCCAGAGATATGGTGCTGTAA
- a CDS encoding DUF4826 family protein, translated as MNLDEAEDWAWCDAQFAAIEAYVKAQNIQHGVICDWPEWYAAPYVGLWAVEDPADPGFVGHWILAGDTTGVQPQPVAFDYLSAEDGAEPREALAAFAKKWAALAAAAAKGTAWTGSPVLNGDLPQQATQLARQAELLKLWASDDDMWDED; from the coding sequence ATGAATTTGGATGAAGCAGAGGACTGGGCCTGGTGTGATGCGCAGTTTGCCGCTATTGAAGCTTATGTAAAAGCGCAGAATATCCAACATGGTGTCATTTGTGACTGGCCTGAATGGTATGCCGCACCTTATGTTGGTTTGTGGGCAGTGGAAGATCCGGCTGATCCGGGTTTTGTTGGGCACTGGATTTTAGCCGGTGATACGACTGGCGTTCAGCCACAGCCTGTGGCTTTTGATTATTTAAGTGCAGAAGATGGTGCTGAGCCTCGTGAAGCTTTAGCTGCCTTTGCCAAAAAATGGGCTGCTTTGGCAGCAGCTGCAGCGAAAGGCACAGCCTGGACTGGCAGTCCGGTACTCAATGGGGATTTGCCACAACAAGCAACGCAGTTAGCCCGGCAGGCGGAGCTGTTAAAGCTTTGGGCCAGTGACGATGATATGTGGGACGAAGACTAA
- a CDS encoding RluA family pseudouridine synthase, whose translation MTVIDNFVAPACHQPIETLYQDQHILLINKPSGLLSLSGKNPLNLDSVHYRLAQIYPQITLIHRLDLGTSGVMLLALDKTTNSLLSQQFQARTVIKRYQSIVAGHIKQDSGIIEAPISKDKALFPRLKVCFDQGQKALSHFQVLERLTTPDRTRLLFTPETGRTHQLRIHSQYLGHPMLGCDLYGNDETQAMAPRLLLHASALEFDHPVTRQRMTISCPCPF comes from the coding sequence ATGACGGTTATAGATAATTTTGTTGCCCCAGCCTGTCATCAGCCTATTGAAACGCTGTATCAGGACCAACATATTCTGCTGATCAACAAACCGAGCGGCTTGTTAAGTTTGTCCGGTAAAAACCCGCTGAACCTCGACTCTGTGCACTACCGTTTAGCTCAAATTTATCCGCAAATCACCTTAATACACCGACTCGACTTGGGTACTTCAGGCGTTATGCTGCTGGCGTTAGATAAAACCACCAACTCTTTGTTAAGCCAGCAGTTTCAAGCCCGCACTGTAATAAAACGCTACCAAAGCATAGTGGCTGGCCATATAAAACAAGATAGCGGCATCATTGAAGCACCTATCAGTAAGGACAAAGCCTTATTTCCACGCTTAAAAGTTTGTTTTGACCAAGGCCAAAAAGCGCTTAGCCATTTTCAGGTGCTGGAACGATTAACCACGCCAGACCGAACCCGGCTGTTATTTACACCAGAAACAGGCCGCACTCACCAGCTTCGTATTCATAGCCAGTATCTGGGTCACCCTATGTTGGGCTGTGATTTATACGGCAACGACGAAACACAAGCTATGGCGCCACGGCTGTTGTTGCATGCGTCAGCATTGGAGTTTGATCATCCGGTAACAAGGCAGCGTATGACGATCAGCTGCCCTTGTCCGTTTTAG
- a CDS encoding helix-turn-helix domain-containing protein, which produces MQLNFLLIRQLRTDKGWTQQHLADICDLSLRTIQRVEVQGIASLETSKALAAAFEVNRESLLSEVGLSVASSDISKKPIPLWLLCATFLAGVLCGAFLLSLLS; this is translated from the coding sequence ATGCAACTGAACTTCTTATTGATTCGCCAGTTGCGAACAGACAAAGGCTGGACCCAGCAGCATCTGGCAGACATTTGTGATCTGAGCCTGCGAACTATTCAGCGGGTGGAAGTGCAGGGCATAGCCTCGTTGGAAACCAGTAAAGCACTGGCTGCTGCCTTTGAGGTCAACAGAGAGTCACTGTTGAGTGAGGTCGGTCTTTCTGTTGCTAGCTCTGATATCAGCAAAAAGCCTATCCCCTTGTGGTTACTCTGCGCTACTTTTTTGGCCGGAGTACTTTGTGGTGCATTTTTACTTAGTTTATTAAGTTAG
- a CDS encoding TetR/AcrR family transcriptional regulator, translated as MSIRLTKMAENREKLITAARRAFAEQGYAAASMDTLTAEAGLTRGALYHNFGDKRGLLAAVVDQIDSEMADYAKSVGAKAENAWLGLLAEGAAYIEKALDPEVQRIVLLDGPSVLGDPSQWPSQNKCLQSTRSTIEQLIENGTVKPVDAEAAAMLLNGAALNAALWLASSANPQAMLPKTLEAFNLLASGFLVKG; from the coding sequence ATGAGTATCCGATTAACAAAGATGGCGGAAAACCGTGAGAAGCTGATTACTGCTGCACGGCGGGCCTTTGCTGAACAAGGTTACGCTGCGGCGTCTATGGATACCTTAACTGCTGAAGCGGGGTTAACCCGGGGGGCGTTGTACCATAACTTTGGCGATAAACGTGGTTTGCTTGCTGCTGTGGTGGACCAAATTGACTCTGAAATGGCTGACTATGCGAAGTCTGTCGGCGCCAAAGCAGAGAATGCCTGGTTAGGTTTATTGGCTGAAGGCGCGGCTTATATAGAAAAGGCGCTGGACCCTGAAGTGCAACGTATTGTATTGCTGGATGGCCCTTCTGTGCTGGGTGACCCATCGCAATGGCCGAGCCAGAATAAATGCCTGCAATCGACCAGAAGCACCATTGAACAGCTGATTGAAAATGGCACAGTTAAACCAGTCGATGCTGAAGCTGCCGCTATGTTGTTAAATGGTGCCGCTTTAAATGCAGCACTTTGGCTAGCCTCAAGTGCTAATCCTCAGGCTATGCTGCCAAAAACGCTGGAAGCATTTAATTTACTGGCTTCTGGTTTTTTGGTGAAAGGCTGA
- a CDS encoding RidA family protein: MTTKEVIFPANRHALYEEHGYSAAIRSGDLLFVSGQVGSHADGSPEADFELQVELAFENLKATLAAAGCGFDDIVDVTTFHTDPQHQFGTIMKVKQKIFGAPPYPNWTAVGVTWLSGFDFEIKVIARIPG, from the coding sequence ATGACTACAAAAGAAGTTATTTTCCCCGCCAACAGACATGCACTTTATGAAGAACATGGTTATTCAGCTGCAATTCGCTCTGGCGATCTGTTGTTTGTTTCCGGCCAGGTAGGCAGCCATGCTGACGGCAGCCCTGAAGCTGATTTCGAACTTCAGGTGGAGTTGGCCTTTGAGAATCTTAAAGCTACTTTGGCTGCAGCAGGTTGCGGTTTTGACGATATAGTCGATGTCACCACCTTTCATACCGATCCACAACATCAATTCGGCACCATTATGAAAGTAAAACAAAAGATCTTTGGTGCCCCACCTTATCCAAACTGGACAGCAGTGGGCGTTACCTGGTTATCAGGCTTTGATTTTGAGATTAAGGTGATTGCCCGCATTCCTGGCTAA
- a CDS encoding PA2778 family cysteine peptidase, whose product MVLLRQACLLAGLLILLTGCQTPPQTKLLLADPPAIASAHLIPHVPFYPQQEYFCGPTTLSEVAGFYGLKKDPATIAPTTFISGLQGTLQIEMSAATRQLGLVAYAQRGTMSQLLSLVAENIPVIVLQNNSLAWLPQWHYAVVIGYDLQSKEVILHTGVTEAHRLNFSTFERTWARGNYWFLAMLPADKSSAQLEPFIYTKASQDLLSTQQVNSGITALKTATSQWPDYWLPYFLLGNHYFSSQPLVAAQWFEKGLPFAEQEISYLNNYAVLLSEQGCQAKATTLIEAALKIAPNDSNLLDSQKQIRESEASVAKTGSQCQLQTTN is encoded by the coding sequence ACTACTGGCTGATCCTCCTGCTATCGCTTCTGCGCATCTGATCCCGCACGTGCCATTTTATCCGCAGCAAGAGTATTTTTGCGGCCCGACGACCTTATCTGAAGTTGCTGGTTTTTATGGGCTTAAAAAAGACCCTGCCACTATAGCGCCCACTACCTTTATTTCGGGTTTGCAAGGCACTCTGCAAATTGAAATGTCAGCTGCAACACGGCAACTGGGTCTGGTCGCTTATGCGCAGCGCGGTACTATGAGCCAATTGTTAAGCCTGGTTGCTGAAAACATTCCGGTTATAGTGCTACAAAACAACTCTCTGGCCTGGCTGCCGCAGTGGCATTATGCCGTGGTGATTGGCTACGACCTGCAAAGCAAAGAAGTGATTTTGCATACCGGGGTGACTGAAGCGCACCGTCTGAACTTTTCTACTTTTGAGCGCACCTGGGCGCGTGGCAACTACTGGTTTTTAGCCATGTTACCCGCGGATAAAAGTAGTGCGCAGCTTGAACCCTTTATTTACACCAAAGCCAGTCAGGATTTACTCAGTACTCAACAGGTTAATAGCGGTATTACAGCGCTTAAAACCGCAACAAGCCAATGGCCTGATTATTGGTTACCGTACTTTTTATTAGGTAATCATTACTTCTCAAGCCAGCCTTTAGTGGCTGCACAGTGGTTTGAAAAAGGCCTGCCTTTTGCGGAGCAGGAAATATCTTATCTGAACAATTACGCTGTGCTGCTGAGTGAACAAGGTTGCCAGGCTAAAGCAACCACACTGATTGAAGCCGCGCTGAAAATCGCTCCGAATGACAGCAATCTGCTGGATAGCCAGAAACAAATCCGTGAGTCTGAAGCTTCGGTTGCAAAGACTGGCTCCCAATGTCAGCTACAAACAACCAACTAG